Genomic segment of Sebastes umbrosus isolate fSebUmb1 chromosome 19, fSebUmb1.pri, whole genome shotgun sequence:
GCGGGTATGGTGGAATGAGGAACTTCCACGACTCATTCCAACCTGAGAGCGACTTGACGGGCATCTTCTTTTTCAGACCACCAGGCGGGACTGAGAACTTCCAAGATTCTGCCCATTCCTCAAAGAACTTGTCTGCAGTTTTGTCCTGCATCTTTAAGTTCTTCACGGGAGCAGAGCCTCTCTTGGGACGTGGTTGGGTTTTACCCAACAGGTGGCCTCCTGCAGACTTCTTCTCTGATTGTTTCTCCTTCTCAATGTTAGAGTATAAATGCATCCTtgttttcatcttgttttttataATCACCCAAGGGTCAATGGGTTCCATAGATGTAGTTTTGGCTTTAATCTGTGCACTGACCCCCTGCAGGAACCGATGGGAGCTTCCCCAAACCTTTAAAATCGCAGGGTTCTTGCTAAAGTTGGTGTTGATGTTGTTATGTATGTTCTTTCCTCTTGACCACATTACTGCATAGTGACATGAGTTAGGAGAGGACTCCACCCAGGGTTGCTCCATGTGGGGCATAGGGTTGGCGATTCTGAACGACTTTCCCCACTTAGATCCATGCCCATTTTCAGTGGTATGATGCTGCTGAGTATTGCTAATGCTTTTCCCAGGTGTCCCTGAAGATCCATAATGACTCGGTTGATTGTTCAGAAGTGACCCAGCTTTCCATGAAGCGTTCCACTGTTTTTCAGGATATCTTTCCCTGAACATTTGGTTGTCAAAAGACCGGCTCATTTTAGCTTTGGCTCTCTGCAAAGAAATCTTCTCTCTCGGGGGTTGGATCTCCATTAACACATCCACCTCATGCTCTCTAGGCACTTGCTCAGTCATGTGCTCTGTGTGGAAGAAGGACGACCTCCAGGCTGCCCTCCACTGGGTAAATGAGGGTCTGTCATGGTGGAACTCGGTTTCTGAGACCATCCAGGCATCTTGCCAATCAGAACATGGCCTAGCATACCTCCTCTGTGCCTGTGAATTGTCAGGATGGTGGGAAGCCGCACTTGACCTTGCTTGTCTGGTCTGTGCCATACCATGCCCAGGTTCTGATTGGCGCTGGTGCCTCATGGACCTCCATGATTCTGCCCAACTGCGCTCCCCGGTTGGTCCATTCTTAGGGAGTTCCACAGGCGCAAAGTGGTTCTGGTCCCTCGCACGATCTACTCGGATTTGGGGCGTGGTGGGCCAATGCTGCTGCCAAGTTTCAGGCTCCTGATGCAGGGTCTGACAGTTGAATTTCCATGAGTCTTTCCATTCTGAGGCAGTGGGATTCATGTCGCGTCCCCTCTCAGATACCCTGAAAGATCTCAAAGGGTCAGGtctcattcttcttctctccatccTCATTCTGTGTTTCAGTGTCTTCCAGGAGTCCCTCCATTCTGAGGCAGACAAGACATTTTCCAGGTATTTCAGATGAAGCAGCTGAGATTGGGTGAATTCTCTCTTTGGGTGATAGATCACGTTATGTTTCAGTTGCTCATAGCGTGAGTCTAACTTCTCTGATGTTGAATGATGTCCCTTTGAGTTGTTCTCCACCTTCTTAGCCTCCAAAGCAGTCTCCAACCTTGGTGGTGAGGCCTTCAGGACTTTCTCTATTTCTTCACAtggttttgagttgtttttggTCACCTGCCAAGACTTGGTCCACTCAGACAGTGCCTGAAATTCATTGTAGAGCTGCAAGTACTGATCTCTGTGCTTCTGCTCACAGGACACAAGCATGAATTTGTGGAGATGTGACTCTCTCTGCTGGCTGTGATCATCATAATTATCACTGTGATCTTGAGTCAGAGATGGATCAGAACTCTTTTGGTTGTTGACGACCACCATGTTTGCTCTCCATGCATTGGCCCACTCTGGATTGGGAGATTTTTTAACTTGAGGCAACTTGGCTTTGTTGCAGCCATGGTGGTTGACAAGCCGCCAACATTCTTCCCACTTGGAGCTCATCTCTCTATCCTTATCCTGCTTTTTAGCAGTGGACTCATTCATTAGACCATCATTTGGATCATTGAAATCATCCTGCTGACTTGCTGGCTTGGTGGCTCTCCATGACTCGCTCCACTCTGATGAGCACAAGCATTCATTTCGGTGCTGAGTCTCCACCAGCATGGTGAAGAATCCAGATTTGGCGCCATTTTCTCCATTTCCTGCATCctccttctttttgtttttgtcagcttTTCTCCAGGACATCTGCCACTCCTCAATGGGAAGACTCAAGTCAAGCTCTTGTGATTCCAACACCTTGGAGTCAGGTTTCTTCCAGAGATGGAGGTTGTGAGGATCCAATAAGTTGGGGCCATTTAGCCAAGGCTGGCCTTCTTCAGAGTAAGGCTGCTGGGTGGCAAACATCCAGCACTGGCCCCAGTTTGATCTTTCGCCCTCTACAGGTAATGGCAAGGATTTGTTGTACTTCCATGACTTCCCCCACACCATACCACAAGGTTGAGTCTGGGTGATAAACATGAGTGATTGTAGCCTTTTAAAACTCTTGTCCTGCCCCTTTTTGTCCTTGTAGTTGGAGGTTGGAGTGGAGAAGCCTCTGCTTTGTCCCCCTGGTCTGCCGAGTGGAGCTGAACCTTTGCCACGAGGAAGAGTAGAAGGAGCGTCGGGTAGCTTGCTCTTCCAGACATTGTCGTTGTCTATCTGATTGTCTGCAGGTTTAACTTTTCTCTCCACTCTTTTGAAGCCTCCCTGTCTGGCAGCCAAACGACCTGCCCAGTCTTTATTAATACtgtggaaaagaaaatatataagaaaaaaggtaaaaatgccTGCAGAAAATATGAGTGCATACACCAACATCTCTTAACAACAGATTGAAATGCTTCCTGGAAACTGTAAATCTTTAATGGTGACCACATTCTTGCACTATTTTTTCATGTATGTATTACATCAATATTACAGAAGGACGTATTGGTGATGCAGGTCCAAAATGATGGACCCACATCGCCATCTTATGGCCACGCCACTAACAGGGAAAAATATATTGTGGTCAGTCATGGCTTTCAGGAGCTAATATTGGTCACAATCTATAATAAGGTGGAGTTTGTCGGTTGGCTACAGTACGTTTGATGTATTCATATTCACAGAGGAAGTCCAAAGGCGTGATGACGGCAGTGTGTATGACTGTACTGTTTATATTTAGGCCTGTGGCGCCACTCTGTGCAGGGTGAGGTAATGTTACTGAGTGATGCACTGATACTACAGTAAAATACTGACTGACAGCACTTTAGTAGTACCACACTgtttatatgtacaataaacTGGGACTGTTGCTGCCAGGTCAATAGACTAATAGTTGTGCAGAATACACTACTCCAACTTATGCAGATGCAATGTTGCTTTACTGATATTTTACGGaagtgaaaatgtgaataaacCTATGCGAATAAATGTATAAACTGCTTATTTCAAGTGTACTATAAAATGTATGTGATTTGGCATTTTGCAACTTCAAATTGTTGAGGGGAaatttagttttacattttttttaacacattttttaatcatttagaAATCATCAAAAGATTTACTGATGATTTACTACCTTCTAGACAGGTggaatatgtatatatatatattgtatatatataatacatgtaCATATTCCACCTGTCTTGAAGTTAGTAAATCAATCTACAAACTGATTTCTACTTTTAGAAAATGGTGTACAGTAGCTCTAATCTGAGCTTCCCTCCCTCAGTGTTCAGTGtcgactgtaaaaaaaaaaatatgtgtcaCTTTGTCCTGCTATTCATTACACCCCTCAGCTGCCAAAGCTGTCCAAAGGGTTGTGACACATAATCCATTCTAGTACATGTAGCTCATGTCTTAGCTCTGGGTTTAACTGCTAACCTTTCGGTATGCGGATGGATCAAATTTCCTTCCCAATACCTTCATTTTCACCTCTTTGAATGCAAGAATTGTATTTGTTAGCAAAATAAAAGTGATCTCAGAGATACTTGCATTCATGTatgacaattaaataaaattttgggcggaggaaacaaaaacatttatgaCAACCTGTTGTCATTCATTAACCTCTCCTGTAATGTCAGAACCAGCAATTCCCTCCCTGTCCAGCAGTAGTCCACAGTGTCCCATTTCCTTCACCACCTCCCCAGCAAGTACGTGAACAAGTACAAGTGTCTAGAGCAACAGCCCATTTGCCCTCTTTGGCTGAGCTCTTTGGCTCTTTTTTTATCATAGCATATGAGATGCTTTTCAGTTTTACAGCCTATTGTGACttgttgccttttgggaaagtgtttgttcagtgttcGTACAGTGTGATACAGAAGTGTTTTTACCAAAGTTGCCAAAATGTTACCTcagtccacagcaggaggattGTATCTGTCTTTTGCACTAGGCTACTGACGTAGTAAAGATTGTTAGTGTGCAGTgtgcactttttttcttttactgactGATGTAGATTCTGTTGCCTTTAAAGTTGATAAAGATAATAAGTAcagatatttgtgttatttgtattctaaaataTAGTTGGATAGTTAAAATAAGTAGGCATAGAaggggttttttttgttctgtaacGAGAGAACTAGAACTCCTTCATGGTagcacactttttgaaattaaaatgttttattttatattctacTTTTTTTGCATAAATTGGTGCCTCTGCCAGGCATAAAACTTCATCAATTGCACCATTAAAAAACAACTACTGCAGGATTTAGCctgcattacttttagctagaTGCACCTGATAAACTGGCAATtgagtgtatacagtatattagagGTGGACAAGACCCAGTTGTAAATCAAGGAGAGTGCTGGTTCAGTGTTGAATTTTACCTGCATTAATCTGTACAGCATatcaatcaaataaaaatagcCAGAGCAGTCTATCAGAGAGCTGAATTGGTTACCTTTTTAAGATTAAATAAGAACATTTAAGGTTTGACCAAAGACTTTAAGAACAGGCGGTTGAAGTCattctgtgatttatttataaatatattttgttataaGGGGATGCAGTGAGACTAGAACTTGTTGAAAAGGACcaacattttatgttttagttCATTCAGCTCTGTAAATTTAGATGTGTGAAAATGAGTCTCCTGATTGGTTTGTATGTATCTCTGCAGTGACAGCATGACAGGTCAGTATAAAAAGACCTGGGTTTAtccagaaaatacaaaaaatacattgaaataaatcaaatctgATAAAAATGTTTCAGGGTCTGAGATACCGACCACATAGCAGCAATTTCTTGCCACTCTACCAGAGGCTACTATCCAATGAAGGCAAAATGCCAAAACAATCATGAATTAGTTTCTATAAGATTTCATAAAGACCAGGCATAtatttttaaagactttttaaGAACTTGCAGACAGcctgtgcacacacagacagataattGGTCCTTACGATGGCAGAGCGCTCTTCTCCATTcggtcctcctcctgctgcagcttctgtccatactctctctctctgatcgcCCACACGTTCTTCATGATGGAGGCATCGCAGCCGACGACCTCGGGGTTCTTGTCATTCGACATCTTCAAACTTGCATCAAATTCCCtgcacacaaagagaaaaagatgaagaaaCCTCTGtagaattattattttgtttcttttgtcaGATGCcgataatatttgtcatatcCTGAACCCTGCAGAGCTGGAGCTGATGTACCTTATAGTGGTGATGCTTCATGTGATCTGTGTCTGCAGGCAGCTCTGCTCCTATATATCACCCCAAGAGTCATTAACCTGCTGCTGGATGTTTGAGGGGCTGTCCTAACTAAAAATATAACACCCcccaatgcacacacacacacacacacacacacacataggaagATCCACCGCCTTCTCTGCAAACACATGCCTGCAACATTACTGTTAGTGGTCGCTCCAATCTGTAGGTTTGTTACCTATAACCTCAAAAATGACCTACATGTACGTACTATCCTATAACATATGAGCTCACTCACAAATCTGTTGAATTTATTGCAAAATACAgaatagatgaaaaaaaagatatcctATGTATGTCCTATTTGACAAACACAGGGTTTCAACTCAGGAGAccagagtttgcatcccgtgtgaaaccaacaacgtgtagttgtctttgtcgCCAAAACacgatgtttttccctaaacttaactgtttgttttttttgcctaaacctaaagaagttgtagttttgatgactaaatctaaagaagttgttgttttgttgcccaagcctaaagaagttgcagttttgttgcctaaacctaaagaaggtgTAGTCTATTGtgtaaacctaaataagttgcagttttgttgcctaagcctaaagaagttgtagttttgttgcctaaacctaaagaagttgtagttttgttgcctaaccctatagaagttgtagttttgttgcctatccctaaagaagttgtagttttgttgcctaaacctaaagaagttgaagtttttctgcctaaacctaaaaaagttgtagtctATAGcgtaaaacctaaagaagccttttgtttgtgtgacCTTTCATTCagtttacaacatgttagaacgtgttgcttttaagtttcactttcactttaagcCCCTATTGACCTACCTCTATgttgcttatagcgactgataacacctatttaattgCCTGATAACAGGGGAATCGGGTCTCTGTTTGTTTGAGAGAAGCATTGACAGACTGAGGCTTGCAGGTCTAAAATGTTTCTTAATGGAGG
This window contains:
- the LOC119478712 gene encoding uncharacterized protein LOC119478712; the encoded protein is MSNDKNPEVVGCDASIMKNVWAIREREYGQKLQQEEDRMEKSALPSINKDWAGRLAARQGGFKRVERKVKPADNQIDNDNVWKSKLPDAPSTLPRGKGSAPLGRPGGQSRGFSTPTSNYKDKKGQDKSFKRLQSLMFITQTQPCGMVWGKSWKYNKSLPLPVEGERSNWGQCWMFATQQPYSEEGQPWLNGPNLLDPHNLHLWKKPDSKVLESQELDLSLPIEEWQMSWRKADKNKKKEDAGNGENGAKSGFFTMLVETQHRNECLCSSEWSESWRATKPASQQDDFNDPNDGLMNESTAKKQDKDREMSSKWEECWRLVNHHGCNKAKLPQVKKSPNPEWANAWRANMVVVNNQKSSDPSLTQDHSDNYDDHSQQRESHLHKFMLVSCEQKHRDQYLQLYNEFQALSEWTKSWQVTKNNSKPCEEIEKVLKASPPRLETALEAKKVENNSKGHHSTSEKLDSRYEQLKHNVIYHPKREFTQSQLLHLKYLENVLSASEWRDSWKTLKHRMRMERRRMRPDPLRSFRVSERGRDMNPTASEWKDSWKFNCQTLHQEPETWQQHWPTTPQIRVDRARDQNHFAPVELPKNGPTGERSWAESWRSMRHQRQSEPGHGMAQTRQARSSAASHHPDNSQAQRRYARPCSDWQDAWMVSETEFHHDRPSFTQWRAAWRSSFFHTEHMTEQVPREHEVDVLMEIQPPREKISLQRAKAKMSRSFDNQMFRERYPEKQWNASWKAGSLLNNQPSHYGSSGTPGKSISNTQQHHTTENGHGSKWGKSFRIANPMPHMEQPWVESSPNSCHYAVMWSRGKNIHNNINTNFSKNPAILKVWGSSHRFLQGVSAQIKAKTTSMEPIDPWVIIKNKMKTRMHLYSNIEKEKQSEKKSAGGHLLGKTQPRPKRGSAPVKNLKMQDKTADKFFEEWAESWKFSVPPGGLKKKMPVKSLSGWNESWKFLIPPYPPTNGHKVK